The following coding sequences lie in one Mycobacterium sp. Z3061 genomic window:
- a CDS encoding trypsin-like peptidase domain-containing protein translates to MSSDEGNNSGQDTERLAPRPIYRPPVDPGSRQTFGRPAGQQGSFVADRVRPQKYKDQSEFRPHDKPADPVLEEAFGRPFGGTETLQRHPIDAAALAGEKNGEPDEPEDPWRDPAAAAALGTPALPQVVTHGELRHSGKLGVRDVLFGGRVSYLALAVLLLLALVIGALGGVIGRKTAEVVEAFTTSKVTLSTSGNAEEPAGRFTKVAAAVADSVVTIESKSDQEGMQGSGVVIDGRGYIVTNNHVISEAANNPSQFKTTVVFNDGKEVPASLVGRDPKTDLAVLKVDNVDNLSVARLGNSDKVRVGDEVIAAGAPLGLRSTVTHGIISALHRPVPLSGEGSDTDTVLDAIQTDASINHGNSGGPLIDMDSQVIGINSAGKSLSDSASGLGFAIPVNEMKLVAETLIKDGKIVHPTLGISTRSVSNAIASGAQVANVKAGGPAQKGGILENDVIVKIGNRKVADSDEAVVAVRQLTIGQDAQIEVVRDGRHVTLTVKPDPDTSS, encoded by the coding sequence GTGAGCTCCGACGAAGGCAACAACAGCGGCCAGGACACCGAGCGGCTGGCACCGCGCCCCATCTACCGGCCGCCGGTAGACCCTGGATCGCGTCAGACGTTCGGCCGTCCGGCGGGGCAGCAGGGGTCCTTCGTCGCCGACCGGGTTCGTCCGCAGAAGTACAAGGACCAGTCCGAGTTCCGGCCGCACGACAAGCCGGCCGATCCGGTACTCGAGGAGGCCTTCGGCCGCCCGTTCGGCGGCACCGAGACACTGCAGCGCCATCCGATCGATGCCGCCGCGCTGGCCGGCGAGAAAAATGGTGAGCCGGACGAGCCCGAGGATCCGTGGCGCGACCCGGCCGCGGCGGCGGCACTGGGGACCCCCGCGCTGCCTCAGGTGGTGACGCACGGCGAACTGCGCCACAGCGGCAAGCTCGGCGTCCGCGACGTGCTTTTCGGCGGCAGGGTGTCCTACCTCGCGCTGGCCGTGCTGCTGCTCCTCGCGCTGGTGATCGGCGCGCTCGGCGGGGTGATCGGCCGTAAGACCGCCGAGGTGGTCGAGGCGTTCACCACGTCGAAGGTGACGCTGTCGACATCGGGCAACGCCGAGGAACCGGCCGGCCGGTTCACCAAGGTCGCAGCCGCCGTCGCCGACTCCGTGGTGACCATCGAGTCCAAGAGCGACCAGGAGGGGATGCAGGGTTCCGGCGTCGTCATCGACGGTCGCGGCTACATCGTCACCAACAACCACGTCATCTCCGAAGCCGCCAACAACCCCAGCCAGTTCAAGACCACGGTGGTGTTCAACGACGGCAAGGAAGTGCCGGCCAGCCTGGTGGGCCGCGATCCCAAGACCGACCTGGCCGTGCTGAAGGTCGACAACGTCGACAACCTCTCCGTGGCGCGGCTTGGCAACTCCGACAAGGTGCGGGTCGGTGACGAGGTGATCGCGGCCGGTGCCCCGTTGGGTCTGCGCAGCACCGTCACGCATGGCATCATCAGCGCGCTGCACCGCCCGGTTCCGTTGTCGGGAGAGGGCTCTGACACCGACACCGTCCTGGACGCCATCCAGACCGACGCCTCGATCAACCACGGCAACTCCGGTGGGCCGCTGATCGACATGGACTCCCAGGTCATCGGCATCAACAGCGCGGGCAAATCGTTGTCCGACAGCGCCAGCGGGCTGGGTTTCGCCATCCCGGTCAACGAGATGAAGCTGGTCGCGGAGACGCTGATCAAGGACGGCAAGATCGTGCACCCGACGCTGGGCATCAGCACCCGGTCGGTGAGCAACGCGATCGCTTCGGGCGCGCAGGTGGCCAATGTGAAGGCCGGGGGACCCGCGCAGAAGGGCGGAATCCTGGAGAACGACGTGATCGTCAAGATCGGGAACCGCAAGGTTGCCGACTCCGACGAAGCGGTCGTAGCCGTGCGGCAGCTGACCATCGGTCAGGACGCGCAGATCGAGGTGGTCCGCGACGGCCGCCACGTCACGCTGACGGTCAAACCAGACCCCGACACGAGCTCGTGA
- a CDS encoding Mrp/NBP35 family ATP-binding protein — MSATPNDATDLTTAIRSALGKVIDPELRRPITELGMVKSIDLGADGSVHVEIYLTTAACPKKTEISERVTQAVTDVPGTGTVRVSLDVMNDEQRTELRKQLRGDAAEPVIPFAQPSSLTRVYAVASGKGGVGKSTVTVNLAAAMAARGLSVGLLDADIHGHSIPRMMGTTDRPTQVESMILPPIAHEVKVISIAQFTKDNTPVVWRGPMLHRALQQFLSDVYWGDLDVLLLDLPPGTGDVAISLAQLLPNAEILVVTTPQLAAAEVAERAGSIAIQTRQRIAGVVENMSGLTLPDGTTMQVFGEGGGQQVAERLSRAVGADVPLLGQIPLDPALVAAGDTGVPMVLSTPDSAVGKELGRIADGLSSRRRGLAGMSLGLDPTRR, encoded by the coding sequence ATGTCCGCAACCCCGAATGACGCAACCGATCTGACCACGGCTATCCGCTCCGCGCTGGGCAAGGTGATCGATCCGGAACTACGACGCCCCATCACCGAGCTCGGGATGGTCAAGAGCATCGACCTGGGCGCCGACGGCAGCGTGCACGTTGAGATCTATCTGACCACCGCCGCCTGCCCGAAGAAGACCGAAATCAGTGAGCGGGTGACCCAGGCCGTCACCGACGTCCCGGGCACCGGGACGGTACGGGTGAGCCTGGACGTGATGAACGACGAGCAGCGCACCGAGCTGCGCAAGCAGTTGCGCGGGGATGCCGCCGAACCCGTCATCCCGTTCGCCCAGCCCAGTTCACTGACCCGCGTCTATGCGGTCGCGTCCGGTAAAGGCGGTGTCGGCAAGTCCACGGTCACGGTCAACCTGGCCGCGGCGATGGCCGCCCGCGGGCTGTCCGTCGGCCTGCTGGACGCCGACATTCACGGGCATTCAATCCCCCGGATGATGGGCACCACCGATCGGCCCACCCAGGTGGAATCGATGATCCTGCCGCCCATCGCCCATGAGGTGAAGGTCATCTCGATCGCCCAGTTCACCAAGGACAACACCCCGGTGGTGTGGCGCGGGCCGATGCTGCACCGCGCGCTGCAGCAGTTCCTGTCGGACGTCTACTGGGGTGACCTGGACGTGCTGCTGCTCGATCTGCCGCCCGGCACCGGCGATGTCGCCATCTCGCTGGCACAGTTGCTGCCCAACGCCGAGATCCTGGTGGTGACCACGCCCCAACTCGCTGCTGCCGAGGTGGCCGAGCGGGCGGGCAGCATCGCCATCCAGACCCGCCAGCGGATCGCGGGGGTGGTGGAGAACATGTCGGGCCTGACGCTGCCCGACGGCACCACGATGCAGGTGTTCGGCGAGGGCGGCGGCCAGCAGGTCGCCGAGCGACTGTCGCGGGCGGTGGGCGCCGATGTACCGCTGCTGGGCCAGATTCCGCTGGACCCCGCGCTGGTGGCGGCCGGCGACACCGGTGTGCCGATGGTGCTCAGCACCCCGGACTCCGCGGTGGGCAAGGAATTGGGCCGCATCGCCGACGGGCTGTCGTCGCGTCGTCGCGGCTTGGCGGGCATGTCGCTAGGCCTGGACCCCACCCGGCGGTAA
- the rseA gene encoding anti-sigma E factor RseA yields MADRGDVFRRAFSWLPAQFASQSDAPVGAPRRFRSTEHLSIEAIAAFVDGELRMNAHLRAAHHLSLCPQCAAEVDDHSRARAALRDSHPIRIPSSLLGLLSEIPHYPHDDGLPLQDDFAERDDHRKRR; encoded by the coding sequence ATGGCCGACCGGGGAGACGTTTTCCGGCGTGCGTTCTCGTGGCTACCCGCTCAATTCGCCTCCCAGAGCGACGCCCCGGTGGGCGCGCCGCGTCGCTTCCGCTCCACCGAGCACCTCTCCATCGAGGCCATCGCCGCGTTCGTCGACGGCGAGTTGAGGATGAACGCCCACCTGCGCGCCGCCCACCATCTATCGCTGTGCCCGCAGTGCGCGGCCGAGGTGGACGATCACAGCCGCGCGCGGGCGGCGCTGCGCGACTCACACCCCATCCGCATCCCCAGTTCGCTACTCGGGTTGCTGTCCGAGATTCCGCACTACCCGCACGACGACGGCCTCCCGCTTCAGGACGACTTCGCCGAGCGCGACGATCACCGGAAGCGCCGCTAG
- the sigE gene encoding RNA polymerase sigma factor SigE, translated as MPTLDGRGKPEELKITTLSPTTMSHPQQVADDDWVEPSDTLLGTAIFDATGDKATMPSWDELVRQHADRVYRLAYRLSGNQHDAEDLTQETFIRVFRSVQNYQPGTFEGWLHRITTNLFLDMVRRRARIRMEALPEDYDRVPADEPNPEQIYHDSRLGPDLQAALDSLPPEFRAAVVLCDIEGLSYEEIGATLGVKLGTVRSRIHRGRQALRDYLAAHPEMGLNDDRSMRTAS; from the coding sequence ATGCCGACCCTGGATGGCAGGGGAAAACCGGAGGAACTGAAAATCACCACTTTGAGCCCGACCACCATGTCGCACCCGCAACAGGTTGCCGATGACGACTGGGTGGAACCATCTGACACGTTGCTCGGCACCGCGATTTTCGACGCGACCGGCGACAAGGCCACCATGCCGTCCTGGGACGAATTGGTGCGTCAGCACGCCGACCGGGTGTACCGGCTGGCCTACCGGCTCTCCGGCAACCAGCACGATGCCGAGGACCTGACACAGGAAACCTTCATCAGGGTTTTCCGGTCCGTCCAGAATTACCAGCCCGGCACTTTCGAAGGCTGGCTGCACCGCATCACCACGAACCTGTTCCTGGACATGGTCCGCCGCCGCGCCCGCATTCGCATGGAGGCGCTGCCGGAGGATTATGACCGGGTGCCGGCCGACGAGCCGAACCCGGAGCAGATCTACCACGACTCGCGCCTTGGCCCTGACCTGCAGGCTGCCCTGGACTCGCTGCCGCCAGAATTTCGTGCCGCAGTGGTCCTGTGCGATATCGAAGGTCTGTCGTACGAGGAGATCGGCGCCACCCTGGGCGTAAAGCTCGGCACCGTTCGCAGCCGGATCCACCGCGGGCGCCAAGCGCTGCGCGACTACCTGGCCGCCCATCCCGAAATGGGGCTCAACGACGACCGTTCGATGCGGACGGCCAGCTGA
- the tatB gene encoding Sec-independent protein translocase protein TatB, which yields MFANIGWGEMLVLVVVGLVVLGPERLPGAIRWTAGALRQARDYLSGVSNQLREDIGPEFDDIRGQLSELQKLRGMTPRAALTKHLLDGDDSIFTGNFDAPAPQPPAQPPAPPAPPVAPERTPFDTDAT from the coding sequence ATGTTCGCCAACATCGGCTGGGGGGAGATGCTCGTCCTCGTCGTGGTCGGGCTGGTGGTGCTCGGCCCGGAGCGGCTGCCGGGCGCGATCCGCTGGACGGCGGGCGCCCTGCGGCAGGCGCGCGACTACCTGAGCGGTGTCTCCAACCAGCTCCGCGAGGACATCGGGCCCGAATTCGACGACATCCGCGGCCAGCTCAGTGAGCTGCAGAAGTTGCGCGGTATGACCCCGCGCGCGGCGCTGACCAAACACCTGCTCGACGGCGACGATTCGATCTTCACCGGTAACTTCGACGCGCCTGCTCCGCAACCGCCGGCCCAGCCGCCGGCGCCGCCGGCGCCACCCGTGGCCCCCGAGCGCACTCCGTTCGACACCGACGCCACCTGA